A single genomic interval of Methanococcus voltae harbors:
- a CDS encoding ATP-binding cassette domain-containing protein — MIQIKNLKKKLSDFTLTVDNLEIEDHDYCVFVGLSGSGKTTLLELLAGFRQPDEGIILLDGEDITKKEINKRKILLCNGNYLFPHLTIRENIGFGYKHTVKALFDENCCCKCAEEYGNSLGLIQKGNESEELTEKVNEKVNELKKSNSLFNRMKDKLMNKKLLKSKTDEKVNELAKLLKIEHTLDRKPANLSSGEKQRVALAMTLSMNPKVVLLDEPLSSIDKLTYEKLLYDLKDIHEKLDTCFIHVTHDFNEAIVLSKHLGVIKQGRIEQFGTLEDILEQPKNTYVAKFMGFKNIYNGEYFLKNDEIIFKSKSLCIKISSQKLLDSLKFSGIIINGKNLVNERFETIIKQLNENYNSYLTIRPENVCLEAQGRTLNCTKCSKCKAQVLNARITSINNSGLNSKRIILDIGTCKGDTQDLIIETAKKGFHLKDLSEQGNVDLHICNYALVFEKKHN, encoded by the coding sequence ATGATACAAATAAAAAATTTAAAAAAGAAATTGTCTGATTTTACATTAACAGTTGATAATTTGGAAATTGAGGACCACGATTATTGCGTATTCGTTGGATTGAGTGGTAGTGGTAAAACAACTCTTTTAGAATTACTTGCAGGATTTAGACAACCTGATGAAGGTATTATTTTATTAGATGGGGAAGATATTACTAAAAAGGAAATAAATAAGCGTAAAATATTGCTTTGCAATGGGAATTACTTGTTTCCGCATCTTACAATACGTGAAAATATAGGTTTTGGTTATAAACACACTGTTAAAGCCCTATTTGATGAAAATTGTTGTTGTAAATGTGCAGAAGAATACGGCAATAGTCTTGGATTAATTCAAAAGGGGAATGAATCGGAAGAATTGACTGAAAAAGTAAATGAAAAAGTAAATGAACTCAAAAAGTCTAATTCTTTATTTAATCGAATGAAAGATAAATTAATGAATAAAAAACTTTTAAAATCTAAAACTGATGAAAAAGTAAATGAACTTGCAAAACTATTGAAAATAGAGCATACATTAGATAGAAAACCAGCTAATTTAAGCTCTGGGGAAAAGCAAAGGGTAGCTCTTGCAATGACACTATCTATGAATCCTAAAGTAGTTTTATTAGATGAACCTTTAAGTTCAATTGATAAACTAACTTATGAAAAGTTATTGTATGATTTAAAAGATATACACGAAAAGCTCGATACGTGCTTTATACACGTTACTCACGATTTCAATGAAGCAATAGTCCTCTCAAAACACTTAGGTGTTATTAAACAGGGGCGAATTGAACAGTTTGGTACTTTAGAGGATATTTTAGAGCAACCTAAAAATACCTATGTAGCAAAATTTATGGGCTTTAAAAATATATATAATGGCGAATATTTCTTAAAAAATGACGAGATAATTTTTAAAAGTAAATCATTATGTATTAAAATTTCGAGCCAAAAATTATTGGATAGTTTAAAATTTTCAGGGATTATAATCAACGGTAAAAATCTTGTAAACGAACGATTTGAAACAATTATTAAGCAGTTAAATGAAAATTACAATAGTTATTTAACCATTAGACCTGAAAATGTATGTTTGGAGGCACAAGGAAGAACATTAAACTGTACAAAGTGCTCAAAATGTAAAGCTCAGGTTTTAAATGCAAGAATAACAAGTATTAATAATTCAGGATTAAATTCTAAAAGAATAATTTTAGATATCGGTACTTGCAAAGGCGATACTCAAGATTTGATTATCGAAACTGCTAAAAAAGGATTCCATTTAAAAGATTTGTCTGAACAGGGTAATGTTGATTTACACATATGTAATTATGCGTTAGTTTTTGAAAAAAAGCATAATTAA
- a CDS encoding ABC transporter permease, translating to MRFINDSLKFSSMLLMSVFISMVLFVLISILGSVTPETLKMAIFSSEVQFAIQFSLMTATIATTLGLIIGVPAAYALARYDFRGKNLIDAMVEVPVVIPPLISGFALLVFFGNTIFGQAISEQLKGILFTPKGVIVAQFFVATPFIVRTSKSVFEKIDSKYEYIAQSLGAGKIESFFKISLPMAKNGILAGMFLAWARSIGEFGATMMVAGATKMKTETLPVAVFLNISLGNIDMALTIAFVFLMVALIILMTIRTIANYGSKYT from the coding sequence ATGAGGTTTATAAACGATTCTTTAAAATTTTCATCAATGCTTTTGATGTCTGTATTTATATCAATGGTTTTGTTTGTATTAATTTCGATATTGGGGAGTGTTACACCCGAAACTTTGAAAATGGCTATTTTTTCAAGTGAAGTTCAATTTGCAATACAGTTCAGTTTAATGACTGCCACCATTGCAACGACTTTAGGTTTAATTATTGGCGTTCCTGCGGCTTATGCACTCGCAAGATATGATTTTAGGGGCAAAAACCTTATAGATGCAATGGTTGAAGTTCCTGTCGTAATCCCTCCGTTAATATCCGGATTTGCACTTTTAGTATTTTTTGGAAATACTATTTTTGGTCAGGCAATTTCTGAGCAATTGAAAGGTATTTTATTCACTCCAAAAGGCGTAATTGTTGCACAGTTTTTTGTGGCAACGCCTTTTATCGTTAGAACCTCAAAATCCGTTTTTGAAAAGATAGATTCAAAATACGAATACATAGCTCAAAGTTTAGGTGCGGGAAAGATTGAAAGCTTCTTTAAAATAAGTTTACCGATGGCTAAAAACGGTATACTCGCAGGAATGTTTTTAGCGTGGGCAAGAAGTATCGGTGAGTTTGGTGCAACAATGATGGTTGCAGGGGCTACCAAAATGAAAACTGAGACGCTACCTGTGGCAGTTTTCTTAAATATATCTCTTGGAAACATAGATATGGCGTTAACAATTGCATTTGTATTTTTAATGGTGGCATTGATTATATTGATGACTATACGTACAATAGCAAATTATGGCTCAAAATACACATAA
- the modA gene encoding molybdate ABC transporter substrate-binding protein, producing the protein MSFLVLVILSVITMTAFSGCMSGADQTAGTQNQNTGSSEPIRAFVGAGMQIPMDEIAKVYEEKYGVKIEYDYSGSGALYSKIVASNSGDIFMPGDSSYIFKLQESKGYVAQYENITKHVPVIAVQKGNPKNIQGLEDLSNEGITLSLGEKSIAIGKTFNKILGKAANNGLNITDKVKENTLVEAGTVKQTLMYVCQKQADAAVVWRADALSRSDEVDIIEINPKYNTIKTIPVAILTTSDNPNTEKFYQFIITEGLPIFEKNGFVLLNNTNQ; encoded by the coding sequence ATAAGCTTTTTAGTATTGGTAATATTGTCAGTAATTACGATGACAGCATTTTCGGGATGTATGTCAGGTGCAGACCAAACTGCTGGCACACAAAATCAGAACACGGGTAGTTCAGAGCCTATTAGGGCATTTGTAGGTGCAGGGATGCAAATACCAATGGATGAAATTGCAAAAGTATATGAAGAGAAATACGGCGTTAAAATAGAATATGATTATAGTGGTAGTGGTGCATTGTATTCAAAAATTGTTGCCTCAAATTCTGGCGATATATTTATGCCGGGAGATAGTTCATATATTTTTAAATTACAAGAATCAAAAGGTTATGTTGCACAATACGAAAATATTACAAAACACGTTCCAGTAATTGCAGTACAAAAAGGAAATCCTAAAAATATCCAAGGATTAGAAGATTTATCAAATGAAGGAATCACTTTATCACTTGGTGAAAAAAGTATCGCAATTGGGAAAACATTTAATAAAATATTGGGTAAAGCTGCAAACAATGGTTTAAATATAACTGATAAAGTTAAAGAAAACACATTGGTAGAAGCAGGTACTGTTAAACAAACATTAATGTATGTATGCCAAAAACAAGCTGATGCAGCTGTTGTATGGAGGGCTGACGCACTTTCAAGAAGTGATGAAGTTGACATTATAGAAATAAACCCAAAATACAATACAATAAAAACAATACCTGTAGCAATCTTAACAACTTCAGATAATCCAAACACTGAGAAATTTTATCAGTTTATAATTACTGAAGGATTGCCAATATTTGAAAAGAACGGATTTGTATTATTAAATAATACAAACCAATAA
- a CDS encoding Rossmann-like domain-containing protein, translating into MKIETESLKNENFDLQKTLKDVLVKLCEENNLLDEKIEIKPININLDTKNVKDYPLLNGKEFLLRAFFKNSVGDAFTTLENLSEFNGSISEVIDSNDNQRILATFNAIMEYLKKTDKTKHCEGSDPEKCAEELAKHILKTNDQENLKIGIIGYHPAIIKQMVKTFGAENVLNTDMDINNIGRMKNGIFVMHADMNEYLIENSDIILATGSTTANGTIIGLINLAEKNNKKIIFYGTTVAGFAKLYPIERFCAYGSE; encoded by the coding sequence ATGAAAATTGAAACTGAATCCCTAAAAAATGAGAATTTTGACTTACAAAAAACATTAAAAGATGTATTAGTAAAATTATGCGAAGAAAACAATCTTTTAGATGAAAAAATTGAGATAAAACCTATAAACATAAATTTAGACACTAAAAACGTTAAAGATTACCCCCTTTTAAACGGAAAAGAATTTTTATTGCGTGCATTCTTCAAAAATTCAGTTGGCGACGCTTTTACAACATTGGAAAACCTTTCGGAATTCAATGGTTCTATCTCAGAAGTAATCGACTCAAATGATAACCAGAGAATACTCGCAACGTTTAACGCTATAATGGAATATTTGAAAAAAACAGATAAAACAAAACATTGTGAAGGTTCTGACCCTGAAAAATGTGCTGAGGAATTAGCAAAGCATATTTTAAAGACAAATGACCAAGAAAATTTAAAAATAGGAATTATCGGATACCACCCTGCAATAATTAAGCAAATGGTTAAAACTTTCGGTGCCGAAAATGTTTTAAATACTGATATGGACATAAATAATATTGGAAGAATGAAAAACGGCATATTTGTTATGCACGCCGATATGAACGAGTATTTAATAGAAAATTCTGATATTATACTTGCTACAGGCAGTACAACCGCAAATGGTACAATAATCGGTTTAATAAATTTGGCTGAAAAGAATAATAAAAAAATAATCTTTTACGGGACTACGGTAGCAGGTTTTGCTAAATTGTACCCTATTGAACGATTCTGTGCTTATGGAAGCGAATAA